In Thermanaerothrix sp., a single window of DNA contains:
- the lat gene encoding L-lysine 6-transaminase, with translation MVKYSVSAAEVFKEIESVMLRDGFDIVIDMDKSQGSRIVNAINGDVWLDFYTFFASAPFGMNHPKLANDEFKEKIFKAAINKVANSDIYTHEMAEFVKTFREVAMPKGFNHLFLIDYGTLAVENAFKVAMDWKVRKLLQAGKIGKGDAVAGRRGTKVIHFHEAFHGRSGYTLSVTNTHDPNKYQFFAKYKWPRVLNPKITFPLEEHVGEVEWLEAVAIKQIKQAISDNPDDICAIVIETIQGEGGDNHFRTEFFKALREIADENDILLIFDEVQCGMGITGKMWAFEHHGVMPDIFSFGKKAQVCGIVAGPRIDEVPDNCFSVSSRINSTWGGSVVDMVRATRYLEIYRDDHILDYVSNTAGPALLNGLEEIRREFPDVVSNVRGKGLMCAYDLKDSKLRDKFIKACWAKHMLVLPCGDRSVRFRPALNVPLEDVKEGLDRTRSCLKEVLGR, from the coding sequence ATGGTTAAATACTCTGTATCTGCGGCGGAGGTCTTCAAGGAAATCGAGTCCGTGATGCTCCGGGACGGTTTTGACATAGTGATAGACATGGATAAGTCCCAGGGAAGTCGTATAGTCAACGCCATCAACGGGGACGTTTGGCTTGATTTCTACACGTTCTTTGCGTCCGCACCCTTTGGAATGAACCACCCCAAGCTGGCCAACGATGAGTTCAAGGAGAAGATATTCAAGGCCGCCATAAACAAGGTTGCCAACTCGGACATATATACCCATGAGATGGCGGAGTTCGTAAAGACCTTCCGAGAGGTGGCCATGCCCAAGGGCTTCAACCACCTCTTCCTCATAGACTACGGCACGCTGGCGGTGGAGAACGCCTTCAAGGTGGCCATGGACTGGAAGGTCCGCAAGCTGCTTCAGGCGGGGAAGATAGGCAAGGGGGACGCCGTGGCGGGCCGCAGGGGCACCAAGGTCATCCACTTCCACGAGGCTTTCCACGGACGCAGCGGCTACACCCTTTCCGTCACCAACACCCATGACCCCAACAAGTACCAGTTCTTTGCCAAGTATAAGTGGCCCCGGGTTCTCAACCCGAAGATCACGTTCCCCCTGGAGGAGCACGTGGGAGAGGTTGAGTGGCTAGAGGCGGTGGCCATAAAGCAGATAAAGCAGGCCATATCCGACAACCCCGACGACATCTGCGCCATCGTAATAGAGACCATCCAGGGTGAGGGCGGGGACAACCACTTTCGCACGGAGTTCTTCAAGGCCCTTCGGGAGATAGCTGACGAGAACGACATACTTCTCATATTCGACGAGGTTCAGTGCGGCATGGGGATAACCGGCAAGATGTGGGCCTTTGAACATCACGGGGTGATGCCCGACATCTTCAGCTTCGGCAAGAAGGCCCAGGTTTGCGGCATAGTGGCGGGTCCTAGGATAGACGAGGTTCCCGACAACTGCTTCTCCGTGTCGAGCCGTATAAACTCCACCTGGGGAGGTTCCGTGGTGGACATGGTGAGGGCCACCAGGTACCTGGAGATATACAGGGACGACCACATCCTGGATTACGTCTCCAACACCGCCGGTCCTGCGCTGCTGAACGGTCTTGAGGAGATCCGCCGGGAGTTCCCGGATGTGGTCTCCAACGTCAGGGGAAAGGGGCTGATGTGCGCCTACGACCTCAAGGACTCAAAGCTTAGGGATAAGTTCATCAAAGCCTGCTGGGCCAAGCACATGCTGGTGCTCCCGTGCGGCGACAGGTCCGTGAGGTTCCGTCCCGCCCTAAACGTTCCTCTGGAGGACGTGAAGGAAGGGCTTGATAGAACCAGGAGCTGTCTTAAAGAGGTGCTTGGGCGTTAG
- a CDS encoding flagellar basal body P-ring protein FlgI, with product MRFKSVVFALAAVFVCSAAFGVEVRIKDLVALEGARPNQLVGMGLVVGLSGTGDKGDMAMRMLSNMALNYGLNVDPKVIKSKNAAVVSVTCELPPFVSPGQTLDVLVSALGDAKSLQGGVLLQTPLRAANGRVYAVAQGPLSIGGFSAGGQGAQTVKNFQTVARIPGGAIVEQGVDSSVAPAGRLVLLLRRPDFTTAQRIADAINKKYGGVASAVDAGRVEVLPPAGAKGGITGFISSIEGLRVAPDVMARVVVNERTGTVVMGGEVKLSPAAVAHGNLTVKVSERPEASQPNPLSGGKTQVLPRTDVKAEEGGGQVVMLPEASTVADLVKALNAVGASPRDLIPILQALDQAGALQGQLVIQ from the coding sequence ATGAGGTTTAAGTCCGTTGTGTTTGCCTTGGCGGCGGTTTTCGTCTGCTCCGCCGCTTTTGGGGTTGAGGTTAGGATAAAGGACCTGGTGGCTCTTGAGGGTGCAAGACCCAACCAGCTGGTTGGCATGGGGTTGGTGGTTGGTCTTTCCGGCACCGGTGACAAGGGAGACATGGCCATGAGGATGTTGTCCAACATGGCCTTGAACTACGGCCTTAACGTGGATCCAAAGGTCATAAAGTCCAAGAACGCGGCGGTGGTGTCGGTAACCTGTGAGCTGCCCCCCTTCGTGTCGCCTGGGCAGACGTTGGACGTGCTGGTGAGCGCCTTGGGGGATGCCAAGAGCCTGCAGGGGGGGGTCTTGCTCCAGACACCCCTTAGGGCCGCCAACGGGAGGGTTTACGCGGTGGCCCAGGGGCCTCTTTCGATAGGGGGTTTCAGCGCCGGGGGGCAGGGAGCCCAGACGGTCAAGAACTTCCAGACGGTGGCTCGGATACCCGGTGGAGCCATAGTGGAGCAGGGGGTTGATTCGTCGGTGGCCCCGGCGGGGCGTCTGGTGCTTTTGTTAAGACGGCCGGACTTCACCACCGCCCAGAGGATTGCGGATGCCATAAACAAGAAGTACGGGGGTGTTGCATCGGCGGTGGATGCCGGCAGGGTGGAGGTTTTGCCTCCGGCGGGCGCTAAGGGAGGTATTACGGGTTTCATATCCTCCATAGAGGGTCTTCGGGTTGCGCCGGACGTCATGGCCCGGGTGGTGGTGAACGAGCGGACCGGGACGGTGGTGATGGGTGGGGAGGTTAAGCTGTCCCCTGCGGCGGTGGCCCACGGGAACCTTACGGTGAAGGTTTCCGAGAGGCCGGAGGCGAGCCAGCCGAATCCGTTGTCCGGTGGGAAGACCCAGGTGCTGCCCAGGACCGACGTGAAGGCTGAGGAGGGCGGCGGGCAGGTGGTGATGCTGCCCGAGGCCTCCACGGTGGCGGATCTTGTCAAGGCTTTGAACGCCGTCGGCGCCAGCCCCAGGGATCTCATCCCTATCCTTCAGGCCCTGGATCAGGCGGGGGCGCTTCAGGGGCAGTTGGTCATACAGTAG
- a CDS encoding flagellar basal body L-ring protein FlgH, protein MFCRGRFLWLGALFFLVLGSPGYGESLWQDGGGLFADRRPSKVGDIVTVQVSETTDTKDEGKLTTSKSDSSGIKDGTGILDFIKAFSIGGSSNSSGNSKTERKHNLTTSISCVVTEVLPNGNMVIVGQRDVVTQEEKLKISFTGVIRPEDVGVGNTIPSNRVANAEIRVEGKGSVSRVQRPGLFTQIIQALF, encoded by the coding sequence ATGTTTTGTAGGGGCAGGTTCCTTTGGCTTGGGGCGCTGTTTTTTCTAGTCCTCGGTTCCCCTGGGTACGGAGAGTCCCTTTGGCAGGACGGGGGAGGGCTCTTCGCGGATCGGCGGCCATCCAAGGTGGGGGACATAGTGACGGTTCAGGTCTCCGAGACCACGGATACCAAGGACGAGGGGAAGCTCACAACCAGCAAGAGCGACAGCAGCGGGATAAAAGACGGCACCGGGATCTTGGACTTCATAAAGGCCTTTTCCATAGGTGGATCCTCCAATTCATCGGGGAACAGCAAGACGGAGAGGAAGCACAACCTCACCACTTCCATAAGCTGTGTGGTGACGGAGGTTCTGCCCAACGGCAACATGGTTATAGTGGGGCAGAGGGACGTGGTGACCCAGGAGGAGAAGTTGAAGATCAGCTTTACCGGCGTGATAAGGCCCGAGGACGTGGGGGTTGGGAACACCATACCCAGCAACAGGGTGGCCAACGCGGAGATAAGGGTGGAGGGCAAGGGGTCTGTGAGCAGGGTTCAGCGGCCCGGTCTTTTTACCCAGATAATACAGGCCTTGTTCTAG
- a CDS encoding YkgJ family cysteine cluster protein, with translation MEGDRWYSQGVRFTCLGCGRCCRGEPGAIWMTDGEVLAMAEHLGMSEDEFRKRYMTFRWGRQSLRERPNGDCVMLDPESNRCLVYPVRPAQCSLFPFWRSVMSSKENWERESRRCPGMGEEGRLWRLEEIEELLDASPFPDL, from the coding sequence ATGGAAGGGGATAGGTGGTACTCTCAGGGGGTTAGGTTTACCTGTCTTGGCTGTGGCCGCTGTTGCAGGGGGGAGCCCGGAGCCATCTGGATGACCGATGGGGAGGTGCTTGCCATGGCGGAGCACCTTGGCATGTCGGAGGATGAGTTCAGAAAGCGTTACATGACCTTTCGTTGGGGTCGGCAGAGCTTGAGGGAGCGTCCCAACGGGGACTGTGTGATGCTGGATCCTGAGAGCAACAGGTGTTTGGTTTATCCCGTCCGTCCGGCCCAATGTTCTCTTTTTCCCTTTTGGAGATCCGTTATGTCCTCCAAGGAGAACTGGGAGCGCGAGTCCCGGAGATGTCCTGGCATGGGAGAGGAGGGTAGGCTGTGGCGGCTTGAAGAGATAGAGGAGCTTCTTGATGCCTCTCCGTTCCCTGATCTTTAG
- the flgA gene encoding flagellar basal body P-ring formation chaperone FlgA, translated as MVLRGLFPLGFEIRRCPHGVRRRRFWRVLFCLILILSLPWEVWGGEVLVRLPGEIRARDFRFYLGEYGTLEGSKRDCLLAGGVLLEAPGGLLLRDRVLSSMRRLKPLGVSVRLDMPSASRVVRKGEDSLEIRLARLARWPWRVEVLLEVPSGEIVIPLGFRDGFPFVYVKGPQSEELRRVSLRWHQPVVVALVPLRRGQRVDRASVALGLSERTGFGDIPSSIEQVEGRVVRLPVRSGGIVKGSSLDGEAAVSGGQQVSLVCAVGGVEVIALGRSVDSGRVGERVRVMNLASRRVISGVVEGPGVVRVEGGDG; from the coding sequence ATGGTTCTAAGAGGCCTGTTCCCCTTGGGGTTTGAGATCCGGCGGTGCCCTCATGGGGTCCGCCGGCGTCGTTTTTGGCGGGTGCTCTTTTGCCTCATCCTCATCCTTTCGTTGCCCTGGGAGGTTTGGGGCGGGGAGGTGTTGGTGAGGCTTCCTGGGGAGATTAGGGCTAGGGATTTTAGGTTTTACCTTGGAGAGTATGGGACCTTAGAGGGTTCTAAGAGGGACTGCCTGTTGGCGGGTGGGGTGTTGTTGGAGGCCCCAGGTGGGCTGCTCTTGAGGGACCGGGTATTGAGTTCCATGAGGCGCCTTAAGCCTTTGGGCGTGTCGGTTAGGTTGGACATGCCAAGCGCGTCCAGGGTGGTGCGCAAGGGGGAGGATTCCTTAGAAATCCGCCTTGCCAGGCTTGCCAGGTGGCCCTGGCGGGTGGAGGTGTTGTTGGAGGTCCCTTCGGGGGAGATTGTCATACCCTTGGGGTTCAGGGATGGTTTCCCGTTCGTATATGTGAAGGGGCCTCAGTCCGAAGAGCTAAGGAGGGTGTCCCTCCGGTGGCATCAGCCGGTGGTGGTGGCCCTTGTGCCGCTTCGGCGGGGCCAAAGGGTGGACAGGGCTTCCGTGGCCCTTGGCCTTTCGGAGAGGACTGGTTTTGGGGATATTCCAAGTTCCATCGAACAGGTGGAGGGACGGGTGGTTCGCCTTCCCGTAAGATCCGGAGGTATTGTTAAGGGGTCGTCTTTGGATGGTGAGGCCGCGGTGTCCGGAGGCCAGCAGGTTTCGTTGGTGTGTGCCGTGGGGGGCGTGGAGGTAATTGCCTTGGGGCGCAGCGTGGACAGCGGCCGGGTAGGCGAGAGGGTGAGGGTGATGAACCTTGCCAGCAGGAGGGTTATTTCCGGTGTGGTGGAGGGCCCAGGGGTTGTGCGGGTAGAAGGGGGAGACGGCTGA